The Gammaproteobacteria bacterium genome window below encodes:
- a CDS encoding polysaccharide biosynthesis/export family protein: MLGVIVWGHPDLTNPTGATENLESAGRLVQADGTIFFPFVGTINVEGRSVKQIRSMLTVGLESVVREPQVDLRVLSNPEGALSLTSAANRGDYVAPKRCILSTNQAPAFAFRDRIAEFLRDV; encoded by the coding sequence TTGCTGGGCGTGATCGTGTGGGGGCATCCCGATCTCACCAATCCCACTGGCGCGACCGAAAATCTGGAGAGCGCGGGCCGGCTCGTGCAGGCCGACGGCACAATCTTTTTTCCGTTCGTGGGCACCATCAACGTTGAGGGCCGCTCGGTCAAGCAAATCAGGAGCATGCTCACGGTTGGCCTGGAAAGCGTCGTGCGCGAACCGCAGGTCGATCTGCGCGTGCTCAGCAATCCGGAGGGCGCGTTGTCACTTACTTCAGCCGCAAACCGAGGCGATTACGTAGCGCCTAAGAGGTGTATCCTAAGCACAAATCAGGCGCCGGCCTTTGCGTTCCGGGATCGCATCGCCGAATTCCTTCGCGATGTCTAG
- the pssA gene encoding CDP-diacylglycerol--serine O-phosphatidyltransferase, translated as MNEVHLRRSTDTDEEQQRARRGIYLLPNLFTTAALFAGFYAIVAAINDRYGAASIAVFVALILDGLDGRVARMTNTQSAFGAQYDSLSDMISFGLAPALVMYEWALVYMKPMGWFWGQIGWLAAFFYAASTALRLARFNTRIATQDKRYFQGLPSPAAAARLMGMIWMWHDLNFEGAHLKIPALLITVSAGALMVSNLTYYSFKDFDLRERVPFVAMLAVVLGLMLLSLDPPKVLFTFFAIYTLSGPVLGVIRWRRKRGQRQSAG; from the coding sequence ATGAACGAGGTTCACCTCAGGCGCTCGACTGATACCGACGAAGAGCAGCAGCGTGCGCGCCGCGGCATTTATCTGTTGCCTAATCTCTTTACGACCGCGGCATTGTTCGCCGGGTTCTACGCTATCGTCGCTGCCATTAATGACCGTTACGGGGCGGCGTCAATCGCAGTGTTCGTCGCATTGATCCTCGATGGGCTGGACGGCAGAGTCGCGCGCATGACCAACACGCAGAGTGCGTTTGGCGCGCAGTACGATTCGCTGTCGGACATGATCTCGTTTGGCCTGGCGCCGGCGCTGGTCATGTACGAATGGGCGCTCGTGTACATGAAACCCATGGGCTGGTTCTGGGGCCAGATCGGCTGGCTGGCGGCATTCTTTTATGCTGCCTCCACCGCGCTTCGCCTGGCGCGCTTCAACACGCGCATCGCAACTCAGGATAAACGCTATTTTCAGGGTCTGCCCAGCCCGGCGGCCGCCGCGCGTTTGATGGGCATGATCTGGATGTGGCACGACCTGAATTTCGAAGGCGCGCATCTCAAGATACCAGCGCTCCTGATCACCGTCTCCGCCGGCGCGCTGATGGTCAGCAATCTGACGTACTACAGCTTCAAGGACTTCGATCTGCGCGAACGCGTACCTTTCGTCGCGATGCTGGCCGTAGTGCTGGGCCTGATGCTGTTGTCTCTGGACCCACCCAAGGTACTGTTCACCTTCTTCGCGATTTATACCTTATCGGGCCCGGTGCTAGGCGTTATTCGCTGGCGACGCAAGCGGGGGCAGCGGCAGAGCGCGGGATAG
- a CDS encoding EboA domain-containing protein, producing MVAGERLHLALARQLDANALAWLDEKRERFASGAPDYAFFAAFSAAPRHTGKQKLCSTPEDQHGIGDLIDWQAWRVDQAGRALLLLAIDNGDADAYADRLRKLSTYADLDELIALYQSLPLLPHAERLIALAAEGARSNMTEVFNAVALNNAYPAGHFDEASWNQLVLKALFVGSPLHAIYGLDRRANRILARMLVDYAHERWAAARIVSPELWRPVGPFAEDDMVADLERVLEDHDPQQQSAAALALSKSPSPRAREVLARRPDLRAAIIEKRLTWRGLAEAGPVI from the coding sequence GTGGTCGCGGGTGAGCGATTGCATCTCGCGCTGGCGCGACAGCTCGATGCGAACGCGCTCGCCTGGCTGGACGAGAAGCGTGAGCGTTTTGCCTCTGGCGCGCCCGACTACGCATTCTTTGCCGCGTTCAGCGCAGCGCCGCGCCACACGGGCAAGCAGAAGCTGTGCTCGACACCTGAAGATCAACACGGCATCGGCGACCTTATCGATTGGCAAGCCTGGCGTGTCGACCAGGCTGGACGCGCGCTATTGCTGCTCGCTATCGATAACGGGGATGCGGACGCTTATGCGGACAGGCTGCGTAAACTTTCAACCTATGCCGACCTGGACGAACTGATCGCGCTTTATCAGAGCCTGCCGCTGTTGCCGCACGCCGAACGGCTGATTGCGCTGGCGGCGGAAGGCGCGCGCAGCAACATGACGGAAGTCTTCAACGCGGTGGCGCTGAACAATGCGTATCCCGCCGGGCATTTCGATGAGGCGTCCTGGAATCAACTGGTGCTCAAGGCCCTGTTCGTGGGCAGCCCGCTGCATGCAATTTATGGTCTCGACCGCCGCGCGAATCGCATACTGGCCCGCATGCTGGTGGATTACGCGCATGAACGCTGGGCTGCGGCGCGGATCGTATCCCCGGAACTGTGGCGGCCGGTTGGTCCGTTCGCGGAAGACGATATGGTTGCCGATCTGGAAAGAGTGCTGGAGGACCACGATCCGCAGCAGCAGTCAGCCGCCGCGCTGGCGCTATCGAAAAGCCCGTCGCCGCGCGCGCGAGAAGTGCTTGCCCGACGGCCCGATCTGCGCGCGGCTATTATCGAGAAGCGCTTAACCTGGCGCGGGCTCGCTGAGGCCGGGCCGGTGATTTAG
- a CDS encoding alkaline phosphatase family protein, translating to MRKTVIINVVGVTPRLLGPSTPFLSQWIARGKRAAVTPVLPAVTCSVQATYLTGVTPARHGIVGNGWYFRNECEVKFWRQSNHLVRAPKIWETARAIDASFTCANLFWWYNMYSRVDYAVTPRPMYPADGRKIPDIYTQPADLRDKLNAQLGMFPLFDFWGPRTSIRSSQWIAQAARKVDADYRPTLTLIYLPHLDYNLQRLGPDDPAIEKDLREIDSVCAELIDYYEAREIDVMVVSEYGITPVTQAIALNRVLREYGFIAVREELGLELLDAGASTAFAVADHQIAHVYVNAKDRLADVRTLLERVPGVEAILDEEGKAAHGLNHPRAGDLVALAEKDAWFSYYYWLDDRKAPDFARTVDIHRKPGFDPVELFVDPAIRLPELKVAGRLLKKKLGFRYLMDVIPLDGTLVRGSHGRLPDNPDDAPLVATQQTQLLSASRIEAMDIHDLILAHLSSETQRARRAVS from the coding sequence ATGCGCAAAACAGTCATCATAAACGTCGTCGGCGTGACGCCCCGCCTGCTGGGCCCATCGACGCCGTTTCTATCGCAGTGGATCGCGCGCGGAAAGCGGGCGGCGGTTACGCCGGTGTTGCCGGCAGTCACCTGCTCGGTGCAGGCGACTTATCTGACGGGCGTGACGCCGGCGCGGCACGGCATCGTCGGCAACGGCTGGTACTTTCGCAACGAATGCGAGGTGAAATTCTGGCGTCAGTCTAACCATCTGGTGCGGGCGCCGAAGATATGGGAGACGGCGCGCGCGATCGATGCCAGTTTCACCTGCGCGAATCTGTTCTGGTGGTACAACATGTACTCCAGGGTGGATTACGCGGTGACGCCGCGCCCCATGTACCCGGCCGACGGCCGCAAGATCCCCGACATTTACACGCAGCCCGCGGACTTGCGCGATAAGCTCAATGCGCAACTTGGCATGTTTCCGTTGTTCGATTTCTGGGGGCCGCGCACCTCCATTCGCTCCAGTCAGTGGATCGCGCAGGCCGCCAGGAAAGTTGACGCGGATTACCGGCCGACCCTGACCCTGATTTACCTTCCGCATCTGGATTACAACCTGCAACGGCTGGGGCCGGATGACCCCGCAATCGAAAAAGATTTACGGGAGATCGATAGTGTCTGCGCGGAGCTGATCGATTATTACGAGGCGCGTGAGATTGACGTGATGGTCGTTTCCGAATACGGCATTACGCCGGTCACGCAGGCCATCGCGCTTAATCGCGTGTTGCGCGAGTACGGCTTCATCGCGGTACGCGAGGAGCTGGGGCTGGAACTGCTGGATGCGGGGGCGAGCACGGCCTTCGCGGTGGCGGATCATCAGATCGCGCACGTTTACGTTAATGCCAAAGATAGACTCGCCGATGTGCGGACGCTGCTGGAGCGTGTGCCCGGCGTCGAGGCAATCCTGGACGAAGAGGGTAAAGCGGCGCATGGTTTGAACCACCCGCGTGCCGGCGATCTCGTGGCACTTGCGGAAAAAGACGCTTGGTTCAGCTATTACTATTGGCTGGACGACAGAAAAGCTCCGGACTTCGCGCGCACGGTGGATATCCATCGCAAGCCGGGCTTCGACCCGGTGGAGCTGTTTGTCGATCCTGCTATCCGCTTGCCCGAACTGAAAGTCGCCGGGCGCCTGCTTAAAAAAAAGCTGGGCTTCAGGTATCTGATGGACGTGATTCCGCTGGACGGCACTTTGGTCAGGGGCTCGCACGGACGGCTTCCTGACAACCCGGATGATGCGCCGCTGGTAGCGACACAACAGACGCAGTTGCTATCCGCGTCACGGATCGAGGCGATGGATATTCACGATCTTATCCTCGCGCACCTGTCCTCTGAAACGCAGCGCGCACGCCGTGCCGTTTCGTAG
- the eboE gene encoding metabolite traffic protein EboE, whose product MRIADDRFFHLTYCTNIHPGESWEAVFAGIERYVPGLKQRLSPQKPFGIGLRLSDLAARELLQGDALDGFKTWLGERGLYVFTINGFPYGGFHRQVVKDQVYAPDWRAAARVDYTLRLARILAALLPADIEGSISSVPISYKPWFHNEAERAAAFERASVNLARMAAELMSIRATTGRSLHIDVEPEPDCLLENSDETVEFFERWLLPVGGSWLASTLCISPSEAQANLLAHIGVCYDTCHFALQYETPAAALSKLTGAGIRIGKVQLSAALKASMPESADERGAVIERLRPFAEPTYLHQIVERHADGSLHHHADLSTATSPHPDAREWRVHFHVPIFSGEYGGIYSTRDDIAATLSVLRDTHACPHLEIETYTWEVLPSRLKVDLSRSIVREYEWVLNTFAPPPAH is encoded by the coding sequence ATGAGAATCGCCGACGACCGCTTTTTTCATCTGACGTACTGCACCAACATTCATCCCGGCGAAAGCTGGGAGGCGGTGTTTGCCGGTATCGAACGATACGTGCCGGGCCTTAAACAACGCCTGTCGCCGCAGAAACCCTTCGGCATCGGGCTGCGGCTATCGGATCTCGCCGCGCGCGAGTTGTTGCAGGGCGATGCGCTCGATGGCTTCAAGACCTGGCTGGGCGAGCGCGGTTTGTACGTCTTCACCATAAATGGCTTTCCTTACGGCGGTTTCCACCGGCAGGTTGTGAAAGATCAGGTTTACGCGCCCGACTGGCGCGCGGCGGCGCGGGTGGACTATACATTGCGGTTGGCGCGCATTCTGGCAGCGCTGCTGCCGGCGGATATCGAAGGCAGTATTTCCAGCGTGCCGATCTCGTACAAGCCCTGGTTCCATAATGAAGCTGAGCGAGCGGCGGCGTTCGAGCGGGCGAGCGTGAACCTGGCCCGCATGGCGGCGGAGCTGATGTCAATTCGCGCTACCACTGGACGAAGCTTGCACATCGATGTGGAACCGGAGCCGGATTGCCTGCTGGAAAACAGCGACGAGACCGTTGAATTTTTCGAGCGCTGGCTGTTGCCGGTCGGGGGTAGTTGGCTGGCATCGACACTTTGCATTTCCCCATCCGAGGCGCAAGCAAATCTGCTTGCGCATATTGGCGTGTGTTACGACACGTGCCACTTTGCGTTGCAGTACGAAACGCCAGCCGCCGCATTGTCGAAACTTACCGGCGCCGGCATCCGTATCGGCAAGGTGCAATTGAGCGCCGCGTTGAAGGCGTCGATGCCCGAGTCGGCCGACGAACGTGGGGCGGTCATCGAACGACTGCGCCCGTTCGCGGAGCCGACTTATCTGCACCAGATCGTCGAGCGCCACGCGGACGGCAGTCTGCATCACCATGCCGACCTCTCCACCGCTACGTCACCGCATCCGGATGCGCGCGAGTGGCGCGTTCACTTTCACGTGCCGATCTTCAGCGGCGAGTATGGCGGCATTTATTCCACGCGGGATGACATTGCCGCCACGCTATCGGTGCTGCGCGATACCCATGCGTGCCCGCACCTGGAGATCGAAACTTACACCTGGGAGGTATTGCCATCCAGACTCAAGGTGGATTTGTCGAGGTCGATAGTGCGCGAGTATGAGTGGGTGCTGAATACGTTCGCACCGCCGCCGGCCCACTAA
- a CDS encoding 3-dehydroquinate synthase: MEDVICQRVPVVFEYPVHFTRGLFELDNPLLARVIAADQEPGSRKLLPVVDAGLLRHHPTLLEKLSVYAASRLAVPLQSPLIVPGGEDVKNDPSLPESVHDAIHGGGLCRHSYVLAIGGGAMLDMAGFAAATAHRGVRLIRVPTTVLAQNDSGVGVKNGINAFGKKNFLGSFAPPYAVLNDYAWLTSLEERDWRAGVAEAIKVALIKDANFFAFIAEHVQLLVERDMSAMRELIYRCAELHLMHIATAGDPFETGSSRPLDFGHWSAHKLEQMTDYRLRHGEAVAIGIALDSVYSHLAGLLPRGDLEQVLNVLHAAGLPLYTPELEAAGETAMDLCVFQGLNEFKEHLGGELTITLLGGIGQAIDIHEVDLALYRRAVSELRVRTGTIHRRCTLRPRNFSIIDSG; the protein is encoded by the coding sequence ATGGAAGACGTGATCTGCCAGCGTGTGCCCGTCGTGTTCGAGTATCCCGTGCACTTCACGCGCGGCTTGTTCGAACTGGATAATCCCTTGCTCGCGCGCGTGATCGCGGCGGACCAGGAGCCCGGTTCCCGCAAGTTGCTGCCGGTGGTGGATGCCGGCCTGTTGAGACATCACCCCACGTTGCTGGAAAAGCTCTCGGTTTATGCGGCAAGCCGGCTTGCAGTGCCGCTGCAATCGCCGCTGATCGTACCGGGCGGCGAGGATGTAAAGAACGATCCATCGCTGCCGGAGAGTGTTCATGACGCCATTCACGGCGGCGGGCTTTGCCGGCATTCGTATGTGCTGGCGATTGGCGGCGGCGCGATGCTGGACATGGCGGGCTTCGCGGCGGCCACCGCGCACCGTGGCGTGCGTCTGATCCGCGTGCCGACCACGGTGCTGGCGCAAAACGATTCCGGCGTTGGTGTCAAGAACGGCATCAACGCCTTCGGTAAGAAGAATTTTCTCGGCAGCTTCGCGCCGCCTTACGCCGTGCTGAACGATTACGCCTGGCTCACCAGCCTGGAAGAGCGCGACTGGCGCGCAGGGGTCGCCGAGGCTATCAAGGTCGCGTTGATCAAAGACGCGAATTTTTTTGCGTTTATCGCCGAGCACGTGCAGTTGCTGGTCGAGCGGGACATGTCGGCGATGCGTGAGCTGATTTATCGTTGCGCGGAGCTGCATCTGATGCACATTGCGACGGCCGGCGACCCGTTCGAAACCGGCTCTTCCCGGCCATTGGATTTCGGGCACTGGTCTGCTCACAAGCTTGAGCAGATGACGGACTACCGCCTGCGTCACGGCGAGGCGGTGGCGATCGGCATCGCTCTGGACAGTGTCTATTCCCACCTCGCGGGTCTTCTTCCGCGTGGCGACTTGGAGCAGGTGCTGAACGTCCTGCATGCGGCTGGATTGCCGCTGTACACGCCCGAGTTGGAGGCGGCGGGTGAGACTGCGATGGACCTGTGCGTATTCCAGGGATTGAATGAATTCAAGGAGCACCTGGGTGGCGAGTTGACGATCACCTTGCTGGGCGGGATCGGGCAGGCCATCGACATACACGAAGTCGATCTGGCGCTGTACAGGCGCGCCGTTTCCGAGTTGCGGGTTCGTACCGGCACGATTCATCGGCGATGCACTTTGCGACCGCGTAACTTCTCGATAATCGATTCCGGTTGA
- the eboC gene encoding UbiA-like protein EboC (EboC, a homolog the polyprenyltransferase UbiA, belongs to system of proteins involved in the trafficking of precursor metabolites to an extracytoplasmic compartment so that the biosynthesis of certain natural products, such as scytonemin, can be completed.): MRPANVVTALADVLAGFAASGAAMFLFAPSDPSVLAVLAWLLVATTALYAGGVVFNDVFDAELDAIERPERPIPGGLVSRRAAAAFGALLLLCGVLAALQVSAFSAALAAAVALAAITYDAYGKHLEWLGPLNMGACRGLNLVLGMSAIPASVPLMGFLALIPIAYIAAITLISRGEVHGGTRATGVAALGLTGTLVAGILLLGVTDRFALIAASPFLLLFTWFVVPAFVKAARQPSPERIRTAVKTGVIMLIALNAALAAGFAGIGYGLIVLSLLPVSMGLARAFAVT; this comes from the coding sequence ATGCGCCCCGCCAACGTCGTCACCGCGCTGGCCGACGTGCTGGCCGGTTTCGCCGCGAGCGGCGCGGCAATGTTTTTGTTCGCGCCATCCGACCCTTCCGTTCTTGCCGTCCTCGCGTGGCTGCTCGTTGCCACCACCGCGCTGTACGCGGGCGGTGTGGTGTTCAACGACGTGTTCGATGCGGAGCTGGACGCAATCGAGCGTCCGGAACGGCCGATCCCCGGCGGCCTGGTGTCGCGCAGGGCGGCGGCGGCGTTCGGCGCGCTGCTGTTGCTCTGCGGTGTACTGGCCGCGCTGCAGGTGTCGGCGTTCAGCGCAGCGCTGGCCGCCGCGGTCGCACTAGCGGCGATTACATATGACGCTTATGGAAAGCATCTCGAATGGCTGGGGCCGCTCAACATGGGCGCCTGCCGCGGTCTGAATCTTGTGCTCGGCATGAGCGCTATCCCGGCGTCGGTACCACTGATGGGATTCCTGGCGCTGATCCCGATCGCGTACATCGCTGCTATCACACTCATCAGCCGCGGCGAAGTCCACGGCGGCACGCGCGCAACTGGTGTCGCGGCGCTGGGGCTGACGGGCACGCTAGTCGCGGGTATCCTGTTGCTGGGGGTAACGGATCGCTTCGCGCTGATCGCGGCCTCGCCGTTTCTGCTCCTGTTCACGTGGTTCGTTGTCCCCGCTTTTGTAAAAGCCGCGCGCCAACCGAGCCCGGAACGGATTCGCACGGCGGTCAAAACGGGCGTAATCATGTTGATCGCATTAAACGCAGCGCTGGCGGCGGGTTTCGCGGGTATCGGGTACGGGTTGATCGTGCTGTCGCTGCTGCCGGTGTCCATGGGTCTCGCCCGCGCGTTCGCCGTGACTTGA
- a CDS encoding TatD family hydrolase, whose amino-acid sequence MLYIDPHIHMVSRTTDDYQAMRAAGVVAVIEPAFWVGQPRTAVGTFKDYYSMLVGWERFRASQFGVRHYCAISLNSKEANNEPLAEQVMELIPLYACKEGVVAIGEIGFDEMSASEEKYFRAQLELAKELEMLVMIHTPHRNKKEGTRRSIDICLEHGMDPTRVVIDHNNEETVKDTLARGFWAAFTIYPKTKMDKERMVEIVRQYGSERVIVDSSADWGESDPLSVPRTARLMREQGIAETDVRKVCYQNALDAYGKTGRMRETDWLDAVTIDQRQLYDGNSVLRGQAPLVNVKEN is encoded by the coding sequence ATGCTGTATATCGATCCGCACATCCACATGGTGTCGCGCACCACTGATGATTATCAGGCCATGCGCGCCGCCGGTGTGGTCGCTGTCATCGAGCCGGCCTTCTGGGTCGGCCAGCCACGCACGGCGGTCGGCACCTTCAAGGATTATTACAGCATGCTGGTCGGCTGGGAGCGGTTTCGCGCTTCGCAGTTCGGCGTGCGGCATTACTGCGCAATCAGTCTGAATTCCAAGGAAGCCAACAACGAGCCGCTCGCCGAGCAGGTGATGGAGCTGATTCCGCTGTACGCCTGCAAGGAAGGCGTGGTCGCGATCGGCGAGATCGGCTTCGACGAGATGTCCGCCAGCGAAGAAAAGTACTTTCGCGCGCAGCTCGAACTGGCCAAAGAGCTGGAGATGCTGGTGATGATTCACACTCCGCATCGGAACAAGAAAGAAGGCACCCGCCGCAGCATCGATATCTGTCTGGAGCATGGCATGGATCCGACGCGCGTGGTGATCGATCACAATAACGAGGAAACGGTTAAGGACACGCTCGCACGCGGTTTCTGGGCGGCCTTCACGATTTATCCCAAGACCAAGATGGACAAAGAACGCATGGTCGAGATCGTGCGTCAATATGGTTCGGAGCGGGTCATCGTCGACAGCTCGGCCGACTGGGGCGAGAGCGATCCGCTTTCGGTGCCCAGAACCGCGCGCCTCATGCGGGAGCAGGGTATTGCGGAGACAGACGTGCGCAAGGTGTGCTACCAGAATGCCCTGGACGCCTACGGAAAGACAGGCCGCATGCGAGAAACCGACTGGCTGGACGCGGTGACCATCGATCAGCGCCAGCTTTACGACGGCAACTCGGTGCTGCGAGGTCAGGCGCCGCTCGTAAACGTAAAGGAGAATTAA
- the ilvC gene encoding ketol-acid reductoisomerase — protein sequence MNIYYDKDADLSLIQGRQVCIIGYGSQGHAHANNLKDSGVEVTVGLREGSRSEGKAKKAGLNVKPIEDAVRGADVVTVLAPDEHQAGLYKGQIEPNLKQDATLAFAHGFNIHFQQIEPRADLDVIMIAPKGPGHLVRSTYKQGGGVPCLICVHQNPSGQAKEIALSYASANGGGRAGIIETSFREETETDLFGEQTVLCGGLTALIQAGFDTLVEAGYAPEMAYFECLHEVKLIVDLIYEGGIANMRYSISNTAEYGDFTRGPRIITDGTRAEMRRILKEIQSGQFAREFIMENQTGTATMKAMRRLGAEHEIEKVGGRLREMMPWITANKLVDQTSN from the coding sequence GTGAACATCTATTACGACAAAGACGCCGACCTCTCGCTCATCCAGGGCAGGCAGGTGTGCATCATCGGTTATGGTTCGCAGGGTCACGCCCACGCCAACAATCTGAAGGATTCCGGCGTGGAAGTGACCGTTGGTCTGCGCGAGGGATCACGCTCCGAAGGCAAAGCGAAAAAGGCCGGGCTTAACGTCAAGCCGATCGAAGACGCGGTGCGCGGCGCGGATGTGGTGACGGTGCTGGCGCCGGACGAACATCAGGCTGGCCTCTATAAAGGTCAGATCGAGCCGAACTTGAAGCAGGACGCAACGCTCGCATTCGCGCACGGCTTCAACATCCATTTTCAGCAGATCGAGCCGCGCGCCGATCTGGACGTGATCATGATCGCGCCCAAGGGCCCCGGTCATCTGGTGCGCTCCACGTACAAACAGGGTGGCGGCGTGCCGTGTCTGATCTGTGTGCATCAGAACCCTTCCGGCCAAGCGAAGGAAATCGCTCTGTCATATGCTTCGGCCAACGGCGGCGGCCGCGCCGGCATCATCGAGACCAGCTTCCGCGAGGAAACGGAGACCGATCTGTTCGGAGAGCAGACCGTGTTATGCGGTGGCCTGACCGCACTAATTCAGGCCGGTTTCGACACCCTGGTTGAAGCCGGTTACGCGCCGGAGATGGCATATTTCGAGTGCCTGCACGAGGTCAAGCTGATCGTCGATCTGATCTACGAGGGCGGCATCGCGAACATGCGTTACTCGATTTCCAACACCGCGGAATACGGCGACTTCACGCGCGGCCCGCGCATCATCACCGACGGGACGCGCGCCGAGATGCGCAGAATCTTAAAGGAAATCCAGAGCGGCCAGTTCGCTCGCGAGTTCATCATGGAAAACCAGACCGGCACGGCGACGATGAAAGCGATGCGGCGGCTGGGCGCCGAACACGAGATCGAGAAAGTCGGCGGACGCCTGCGCGAGATGATGCCCTGGATCACCGCCAACAAGCTGGTCGATCAGACCAGCAACTGA
- the ilvN gene encoding acetolactate synthase small subunit: protein MRHIISLLLENESGALSRVAGLFSARGYNIESLTVAPTNDPTLARMTVVTHGSDEIIEQITKQLNKLVDVVKMLDLTSYAHIEREMMMIKVRAEGVDREEVKRLSDIFRGRVIDVNDHAYVIELTGAGAKLDAFIAALGARPIEEVVRSGTMGIARGDTTLKL from the coding sequence ATGAGACATATCATTTCACTGTTGCTGGAGAACGAGTCCGGCGCGCTGTCCCGAGTCGCCGGGCTTTTTTCGGCGCGCGGCTACAACATCGAATCGCTGACGGTCGCACCCACCAACGATCCCACCCTCGCGCGCATGACGGTGGTGACGCACGGCTCGGATGAGATCATCGAACAGATCACCAAACAACTGAACAAGCTGGTGGACGTGGTCAAGATGCTGGATCTGACGTCCTACGCGCACATCGAGCGCGAGATGATGATGATCAAGGTGCGCGCGGAAGGCGTGGATCGCGAGGAGGTCAAGCGGCTCTCGGACATCTTTCGCGGGCGCGTGATCGACGTGAACGACCATGCGTATGTGATCGAGCTAACCGGCGCCGGCGCCAAGCTGGACGCTTTTATCGCGGCACTGGGCGCGCGGCCGATCGAGGAAGTGGTGCGCTCTGGCACCATGGGGATCGCGCGCGGCGATACGACATTGAAGTTGTGA